A window of Hevea brasiliensis isolate MT/VB/25A 57/8 chromosome 14, ASM3005281v1, whole genome shotgun sequence contains these coding sequences:
- the LOC110656560 gene encoding putative disease resistance RPP13-like protein 1 isoform X2: MSFVGQAVSFIAESALSSFIQALFERIECPEFLKFARERQVSAEINEWEKRLRTIQAMLEDAEEKQMSNQSVKMWLDELKDLAYDVEDILDEFQTESLQRQLKGETEAGSNKLRKLFHTVTTTINPGAVMFNSTMVSKMKEITTRFQKIVDQQNDLDLIKRNVGGTSSSKVCVRPPSTCLDNEPEVYGRDEDKRKILDLISNTSDVKVGVIPIFGMGGVGKTTLARLVYNCNDKSSQQQFHLKGWVCVSDEFDILKITKSILESITRQSCYLNELNQVQLELCEKLEGKKFLIVLDDVWNKNYDEWNALCSPLMHGAPGSRVIVTTRDEAIARMMETIESHNLNCISDENCWKLFLYHAFASRRVADPKLEVIRDKVIEKCGGLPLAARTLGGLLRSEPWEDWENVMNSKIWNLQDDVNNILPVLKLSYYHLPSHLKRCFAYCAIFPKDYVFEEKELVLLWMAEGLIEQRDGQHMEDMGEEYFQDLFSRSFFQSSSTGGFIMHDLVNDLAQVVAGDACFRLEDKVTPRKREKSRHSSYIPSPYDRCERFELFENIKCMRTFLPLSLHRYGCPYNSLANCVPSYLLSTLRCLRVLSFHGYNITELPDSIGALKHLRYLDLSYTSVRTLPETTTFLCNLQTMLLRGCWHLKKLPLEMQNLINLRHLDIQDTCVEGMPQGIEELKRLRTLSDFVVGEGNEVGITALTNLKFLQGTLRISRLENVANDSYVRGAILLDKEKMDDLVMDWGIFYFWSGLKFQNIPNEICHREVIEKMKPHGNLKKLTIIRYGGIQFPSWVGDPLFSNLVSLKLENCFKCTTLPQLGLLSSLKYLVIKEFPNVKVVDREFYGEDMSNSNPFPALETLHIEDMYEWEEWKICGYEFPHLRELSIVRCPKLVGTLPSHLYSLQKLDIIECCELVVSLGSLPVISRLRLVINGCRKVELGGGFSSANILNVTGPFLFRPEELMQGLRKLKTLTIGSDVYIPRFNHLHWKLGEGIAENEELLQKGVADSEIRILQFHGCERLERLLPWLHSFKSLRKLSIEGCFRLISLPDGVIYSSLCLEELTIDYCHSLISIGRHQLPSSLKRLKISHCTELQRLLDVGEAYSSSRVTDEDSISCDTNLSNLQNLEIDGCSSLTFLGELPASLKYLVLNCFSFHSINAKIESIAERFDNNTFLESIKIRYLPYLKSLPKNLHMLTNLHHIKISHCDKLKVLPDNMHNLTSLQELAIQDCPGIISFPEEGFPTNLTSLCIHNVEIYTPLFAWGLHRLTSLKNLSIGGCPSVLSFPQDEIDMKLPTSLTSLVIEEFQDLKYLSSKGFQSLTSLEYMRIVRCPKLASFPKNGLPPSLLQLQIYNCPLLQKSCQKGKGRELQELARIPFVEIIGS, translated from the exons ATGTCTTTTGTTGGACAGGCCGTGTCTTTCATTGCAGAGTCTGCTCTATCATCATTCATTCAGGCCTTGTTTGAGAGGATTGAGTGCCCTGAGTTTCTAAAGTTTGCTCGTGAGAGGCAAGTAAGTGCTGAAATTAACGAGTGGGAGAAAAGATTGAGGACGATCCAAGCCATGCTTGAAGATGCAGAGGAGAAGCAGATGTCTAACCAGTCGGTGAAGATGTGGCTGGACGAGCTCAAAGATTTGGCTTATGATGTGGAGGACATCTTGGACGAGTTTCAAACTGAGTCTTTGCAACGCCAGTTGAAGGGAGAAACTGAAGCTGGTTCAAATAAGCTTCGGAAACTCTTTCATACTGTGACAACTACCATCAATCCAGGAGCAGTCATGTTCAATTCAACGATGGTTTCCAAGATGAAGGAGATCACTACCAGATTTCAGAAGATAGTAGACCAGCAAAACGACTTGGATTTGATAAAGAGAAATGTTGGTGGGACGTCCTCTAGCAAGGTATGTGTGCGACCGCCCAGTACATGTTTGGATAATGAACCTGAAGTGTATGGCAGAGATGAAGATAAAAGGAAGATACTTGATTTGATTTCAAATACAAGTGATGTGAAAGTTGGAGTAATACCCATTTTTGGGATGGGTGGGGTGGGTAAAACAACGCTCGCCCGGCTTGTCTACAACTGCAATGATAAGTCATCACAACAACAATTTCATCTAAAAGGATGGGTTTGTGTGTCTGATGAGTTTGACATTTTGAAGATAACAAAGAGCATTCTTGAGTCGATCACTCGACAGTCGTGTTATCTAAACGAGCTCAATCAAGTTCAACTGGAGTTGTGTGAAAAATTAGAAGGAAAGAAGTTTTTGATTGTTTTGGACGATGTCTGGAACAAGAATTATGATGAGTGGAATGCCTTGTGTTCTCCATTGATGCATGGAGCTCCAGGAAGCAGAGTGATTGTGACAACACGTGATGAAGCTATTGCACGGATGATGGAAACAATTGAATCTCACAATTTGAATTGTATTTCAGATGAAAATTGCTGGAAATTGTTTCTTTACCATGCCTTTGCTAGTAGAAGAGTTGCAGATCCAAAATTGGAAGTCATCCGCGACAAGGTCATCGAGAAGTGTGGTGGCTTGCCTTTGGCGGCAAGGACTTTGGGTGGCCTTCTACGCTCAGAACCATGGGAGGATTGGGAAAATGTAATGAACAGCAAAATCTGGAATTTACAAGACGATGTCAACAACATTCTTCCTGTGTTAAAATTAAGCTACTATCATCTCCCTTCCCATTTAAAGAGGTGTTTCGCTTATTGTGCAATATTCCCCAAGGATTATGTATTTGAAGAGAAAGAGCTAGTCCTTCTATGGATGGCAGAAGGTCTAATTGAGCAACGAGACGGTCAACATATGGAGGATATGGGAGAAGAGTATTTTCAAGATCTATTCTCTAGATCATTTTTTCAATCTTCAAGCACTGGTGGATTCATAATGCATGACCTGGTGAATGACCTAGCACAAGTGGTTGCTGGAGATGCATGTTTCAGATTGGAGGATAAAGTGACTCCACGTAAACGAGAAAAATCTCGCCACTCTTCTTACATCCCTAGCCCCTATGATCGCTGTGAAAGATTTGAGTTGTTTGAAAATATCAAGTGTATGCGAACCTTCCTGCCTTTATCACTACACCGTTATGGTTGTCCATATAACTCCTTAGCAAATTGTGTCCCTTCTTATTTGTTATCAACGTTACGATGTTTAAGGGTGCTATCCTTCCATGGTTATAATATCACTGAGCTACCAGATTCAATAGGTGCCTTGAAGCATCTAAGGTATCTTGACCTTTCATACACCTCTGTTAGAACTTTACCTGAGACAACAACCTTTCTATGCAACTTACAGACTATGCTGCTGAGAGGCTGTTGGCATCTCAAGAAATTGCCTTTAGAAATGCAAAATCTGATCAACCTGCGTCATCTTGATATCCAAGACACATGTGTGGAAGGGATGCCACAGGGAATAGAAGAATTAAAAAGGCTTCGGACATTGTCTGATTTTGTTGTGGGGGAGGGTAATGAAGTCGGTATAACAGCTTTGACGAATTTAAAATTTCTTCAAGGGACACTCCGCATTTCAAGGCTGGAGAATGTGGCTAATGATTCATATGTAAGGGGAGCCATTCTATTAGACAAGGAGAAAATGGACGATTTGGTGATGGATTggggaattttttatttttggagTGGATTGAAATTTCAAAATATTCCAAATGAAATTTGCCATAGGGAAGTAATTGAGAAGATGAAGCCTCACGGAAATCTGAAAAAGCTCACCATAATTCGTTATGGTGGTATTCAATTTCCATCGTGGGTAGGGGATCCTTTATTTAGCAATTTGGTGAGCCTAAAGTTGGAGAATTGCTTCAAGTGCACAACCTTGCCGCAACTTGGGCTGCTTTCCTCTCTCAAGTACTTGGTTATCAAAGAGTTTCCCAATGTAAAAGTGGTTGATCGTGAGTTTTATGGTGAGGATATGAGCAATTCAAATCCTTTTCCGGCTCTCGAGACGCTGCACATTGAGGACATGTATGAATGGGAAGAGTGGAAGATTTGTGGGTATGAATTCCCTCATCTGCGCGAACTTTCTATTGTTAGGTGTCCCAAACTGGTGGGAACATTGCCCAGCCATTTGTATTCATTGCAAAAGCTTGATATTATAGAATGTTGTGAATTGGTGGTTTCATTGGGAAGCCTTCCGGTGATATCTCGCTTACGCTTAGTAATCAATGGATGCAGAAAGGTTGAACTGGGTGGAGGCTTTAGCTCGGCAAACATCTTGAATGTAACGGGACCATTTTTATTTCGACCAGAAGAGTTGATGCAAGGCTTAAGAAAGTTAAAAACATTAACTATTGGTTCTGATGTTTACATCCCACGTTTCAATCATCTACATTGGAAGCTTGGTGAGGGCATCGCTGAAAATGAAGAGTTGTTGCAAAAGGGCGTCGCTGATAGTGAAATaagaattttacaatttcatggtTGTGAAAGGCTTGAGAGACTACTGCCATGGCTTCACAGTTTTAAGTCTCTGAGAAAGCTATCTATTGAAGGTTGCTTTAGACTTATTTCTTTGCCAGATGGAGTAATTTACAGCAGTTTGTGTCTTGAAGAGTTGACAATTGATTATTGTCATTCTTTGATTTCCATTGGAAGACATCAGCTGCCTTCATCTCTAAAAAGGCTAAAGATCAGTCACTGCACCGAATTGCAGAGGCTGCTGGATGTGGGAGAGGCTTATTCCTCTTCTAGGGTTACTGATGAGGATAGTATCAGCTGCGACACTAACTTATCTAATCTCCAGAATTTGGAAATTGATGGCTGCAGCTCTCTTACATTCTTAGGGGAGTTACCTGCTTCCCTTAAATATCTGGTTTTGAATTGTTTCTCATTTCACAGCATAAATGCAAAGATAGAGTCAATAGCTGAAAGGTTTGACAACAACACATTTCTTGAATCTATTAAAATCAGATATCTTCCTTATCTTAAATCCTTACCCAAGAATCTGCACATGCTCACCAATCTCCACCACATTAAGATAAGTCACTGTGATAAGCTCAAAGTCCTTCCGGATAATATGCACAATCTCACTTCCCTTCAAGAATTAGCTATACAAGATTGTCCAGGCATTATATCCTTTCCAGAAGAAGGCTTCCCCACCAACTTGACATCACTTTGTATTCATAATGTCGAGATTTATACCCCTCTGTTTGCTTGGGGTTTGCACAGACTCACCTCTCTCAAGAACCTCAGTATTGGCGGATGTCCTAGTGTGTTGTCCTTTCCACAGGATGAGATAGATATGAAGTTGCCTACCTCTCTTACTAGCCTTGTCATTGAAGAATTCCAAGACCTGAAATACCTTTCCAGCAAGGGTTTTCAAAGCCTCACATCACTTGAATATATGAGGATCGTGAGATGCCCTAAACTTGCCTCCTTTCCAAAGAATGGCCTGCCTCCCTCTCTTTTGCAATTGCAGATCTACAACTGCCCTCTACTTCAAAAAAGCTGCCAGAAGGGTAAAGGGCGAGAGTTGCAAGAATTAGCTCGCATTCCATTTGTGGAAATTATAG GTagttaa
- the LOC110656560 gene encoding putative disease resistance RPP13-like protein 1 isoform X1 yields the protein MSFVGQAVSFIAESALSSFIQALFERIECPEFLKFARERQVSAEINEWEKRLRTIQAMLEDAEEKQMSNQSVKMWLDELKDLAYDVEDILDEFQTESLQRQLKGETEAGSNKLRKLFHTVTTTINPGAVMFNSTMVSKMKEITTRFQKIVDQQNDLDLIKRNVGGTSSSKVCVRPPSTCLDNEPEVYGRDEDKRKILDLISNTSDVKVGVIPIFGMGGVGKTTLARLVYNCNDKSSQQQFHLKGWVCVSDEFDILKITKSILESITRQSCYLNELNQVQLELCEKLEGKKFLIVLDDVWNKNYDEWNALCSPLMHGAPGSRVIVTTRDEAIARMMETIESHNLNCISDENCWKLFLYHAFASRRVADPKLEVIRDKVIEKCGGLPLAARTLGGLLRSEPWEDWENVMNSKIWNLQDDVNNILPVLKLSYYHLPSHLKRCFAYCAIFPKDYVFEEKELVLLWMAEGLIEQRDGQHMEDMGEEYFQDLFSRSFFQSSSTGGFIMHDLVNDLAQVVAGDACFRLEDKVTPRKREKSRHSSYIPSPYDRCERFELFENIKCMRTFLPLSLHRYGCPYNSLANCVPSYLLSTLRCLRVLSFHGYNITELPDSIGALKHLRYLDLSYTSVRTLPETTTFLCNLQTMLLRGCWHLKKLPLEMQNLINLRHLDIQDTCVEGMPQGIEELKRLRTLSDFVVGEGNEVGITALTNLKFLQGTLRISRLENVANDSYVRGAILLDKEKMDDLVMDWGIFYFWSGLKFQNIPNEICHREVIEKMKPHGNLKKLTIIRYGGIQFPSWVGDPLFSNLVSLKLENCFKCTTLPQLGLLSSLKYLVIKEFPNVKVVDREFYGEDMSNSNPFPALETLHIEDMYEWEEWKICGYEFPHLRELSIVRCPKLVGTLPSHLYSLQKLDIIECCELVVSLGSLPVISRLRLVINGCRKVELGGGFSSANILNVTGPFLFRPEELMQGLRKLKTLTIGSDVYIPRFNHLHWKLGEGIAENEELLQKGVADSEIRILQFHGCERLERLLPWLHSFKSLRKLSIEGCFRLISLPDGVIYSSLCLEELTIDYCHSLISIGRHQLPSSLKRLKISHCTELQRLLDVGEAYSSSRVTDEDSISCDTNLSNLQNLEIDGCSSLTFLGELPASLKYLVLNCFSFHSINAKIESIAERFDNNTFLESIKIRYLPYLKSLPKNLHMLTNLHHIKISHCDKLKVLPDNMHNLTSLQELAIQDCPGIISFPEEGFPTNLTSLCIHNVEIYTPLFAWGLHRLTSLKNLSIGGCPSVLSFPQDEIDMKLPTSLTSLVIEEFQDLKYLSSKGFQSLTSLEYMRIVRCPKLASFPKNGLPPSLLQLQIYNCPLLQKSCQKGKGRELQELARIPFVEIIEGS from the exons ATGTCTTTTGTTGGACAGGCCGTGTCTTTCATTGCAGAGTCTGCTCTATCATCATTCATTCAGGCCTTGTTTGAGAGGATTGAGTGCCCTGAGTTTCTAAAGTTTGCTCGTGAGAGGCAAGTAAGTGCTGAAATTAACGAGTGGGAGAAAAGATTGAGGACGATCCAAGCCATGCTTGAAGATGCAGAGGAGAAGCAGATGTCTAACCAGTCGGTGAAGATGTGGCTGGACGAGCTCAAAGATTTGGCTTATGATGTGGAGGACATCTTGGACGAGTTTCAAACTGAGTCTTTGCAACGCCAGTTGAAGGGAGAAACTGAAGCTGGTTCAAATAAGCTTCGGAAACTCTTTCATACTGTGACAACTACCATCAATCCAGGAGCAGTCATGTTCAATTCAACGATGGTTTCCAAGATGAAGGAGATCACTACCAGATTTCAGAAGATAGTAGACCAGCAAAACGACTTGGATTTGATAAAGAGAAATGTTGGTGGGACGTCCTCTAGCAAGGTATGTGTGCGACCGCCCAGTACATGTTTGGATAATGAACCTGAAGTGTATGGCAGAGATGAAGATAAAAGGAAGATACTTGATTTGATTTCAAATACAAGTGATGTGAAAGTTGGAGTAATACCCATTTTTGGGATGGGTGGGGTGGGTAAAACAACGCTCGCCCGGCTTGTCTACAACTGCAATGATAAGTCATCACAACAACAATTTCATCTAAAAGGATGGGTTTGTGTGTCTGATGAGTTTGACATTTTGAAGATAACAAAGAGCATTCTTGAGTCGATCACTCGACAGTCGTGTTATCTAAACGAGCTCAATCAAGTTCAACTGGAGTTGTGTGAAAAATTAGAAGGAAAGAAGTTTTTGATTGTTTTGGACGATGTCTGGAACAAGAATTATGATGAGTGGAATGCCTTGTGTTCTCCATTGATGCATGGAGCTCCAGGAAGCAGAGTGATTGTGACAACACGTGATGAAGCTATTGCACGGATGATGGAAACAATTGAATCTCACAATTTGAATTGTATTTCAGATGAAAATTGCTGGAAATTGTTTCTTTACCATGCCTTTGCTAGTAGAAGAGTTGCAGATCCAAAATTGGAAGTCATCCGCGACAAGGTCATCGAGAAGTGTGGTGGCTTGCCTTTGGCGGCAAGGACTTTGGGTGGCCTTCTACGCTCAGAACCATGGGAGGATTGGGAAAATGTAATGAACAGCAAAATCTGGAATTTACAAGACGATGTCAACAACATTCTTCCTGTGTTAAAATTAAGCTACTATCATCTCCCTTCCCATTTAAAGAGGTGTTTCGCTTATTGTGCAATATTCCCCAAGGATTATGTATTTGAAGAGAAAGAGCTAGTCCTTCTATGGATGGCAGAAGGTCTAATTGAGCAACGAGACGGTCAACATATGGAGGATATGGGAGAAGAGTATTTTCAAGATCTATTCTCTAGATCATTTTTTCAATCTTCAAGCACTGGTGGATTCATAATGCATGACCTGGTGAATGACCTAGCACAAGTGGTTGCTGGAGATGCATGTTTCAGATTGGAGGATAAAGTGACTCCACGTAAACGAGAAAAATCTCGCCACTCTTCTTACATCCCTAGCCCCTATGATCGCTGTGAAAGATTTGAGTTGTTTGAAAATATCAAGTGTATGCGAACCTTCCTGCCTTTATCACTACACCGTTATGGTTGTCCATATAACTCCTTAGCAAATTGTGTCCCTTCTTATTTGTTATCAACGTTACGATGTTTAAGGGTGCTATCCTTCCATGGTTATAATATCACTGAGCTACCAGATTCAATAGGTGCCTTGAAGCATCTAAGGTATCTTGACCTTTCATACACCTCTGTTAGAACTTTACCTGAGACAACAACCTTTCTATGCAACTTACAGACTATGCTGCTGAGAGGCTGTTGGCATCTCAAGAAATTGCCTTTAGAAATGCAAAATCTGATCAACCTGCGTCATCTTGATATCCAAGACACATGTGTGGAAGGGATGCCACAGGGAATAGAAGAATTAAAAAGGCTTCGGACATTGTCTGATTTTGTTGTGGGGGAGGGTAATGAAGTCGGTATAACAGCTTTGACGAATTTAAAATTTCTTCAAGGGACACTCCGCATTTCAAGGCTGGAGAATGTGGCTAATGATTCATATGTAAGGGGAGCCATTCTATTAGACAAGGAGAAAATGGACGATTTGGTGATGGATTggggaattttttatttttggagTGGATTGAAATTTCAAAATATTCCAAATGAAATTTGCCATAGGGAAGTAATTGAGAAGATGAAGCCTCACGGAAATCTGAAAAAGCTCACCATAATTCGTTATGGTGGTATTCAATTTCCATCGTGGGTAGGGGATCCTTTATTTAGCAATTTGGTGAGCCTAAAGTTGGAGAATTGCTTCAAGTGCACAACCTTGCCGCAACTTGGGCTGCTTTCCTCTCTCAAGTACTTGGTTATCAAAGAGTTTCCCAATGTAAAAGTGGTTGATCGTGAGTTTTATGGTGAGGATATGAGCAATTCAAATCCTTTTCCGGCTCTCGAGACGCTGCACATTGAGGACATGTATGAATGGGAAGAGTGGAAGATTTGTGGGTATGAATTCCCTCATCTGCGCGAACTTTCTATTGTTAGGTGTCCCAAACTGGTGGGAACATTGCCCAGCCATTTGTATTCATTGCAAAAGCTTGATATTATAGAATGTTGTGAATTGGTGGTTTCATTGGGAAGCCTTCCGGTGATATCTCGCTTACGCTTAGTAATCAATGGATGCAGAAAGGTTGAACTGGGTGGAGGCTTTAGCTCGGCAAACATCTTGAATGTAACGGGACCATTTTTATTTCGACCAGAAGAGTTGATGCAAGGCTTAAGAAAGTTAAAAACATTAACTATTGGTTCTGATGTTTACATCCCACGTTTCAATCATCTACATTGGAAGCTTGGTGAGGGCATCGCTGAAAATGAAGAGTTGTTGCAAAAGGGCGTCGCTGATAGTGAAATaagaattttacaatttcatggtTGTGAAAGGCTTGAGAGACTACTGCCATGGCTTCACAGTTTTAAGTCTCTGAGAAAGCTATCTATTGAAGGTTGCTTTAGACTTATTTCTTTGCCAGATGGAGTAATTTACAGCAGTTTGTGTCTTGAAGAGTTGACAATTGATTATTGTCATTCTTTGATTTCCATTGGAAGACATCAGCTGCCTTCATCTCTAAAAAGGCTAAAGATCAGTCACTGCACCGAATTGCAGAGGCTGCTGGATGTGGGAGAGGCTTATTCCTCTTCTAGGGTTACTGATGAGGATAGTATCAGCTGCGACACTAACTTATCTAATCTCCAGAATTTGGAAATTGATGGCTGCAGCTCTCTTACATTCTTAGGGGAGTTACCTGCTTCCCTTAAATATCTGGTTTTGAATTGTTTCTCATTTCACAGCATAAATGCAAAGATAGAGTCAATAGCTGAAAGGTTTGACAACAACACATTTCTTGAATCTATTAAAATCAGATATCTTCCTTATCTTAAATCCTTACCCAAGAATCTGCACATGCTCACCAATCTCCACCACATTAAGATAAGTCACTGTGATAAGCTCAAAGTCCTTCCGGATAATATGCACAATCTCACTTCCCTTCAAGAATTAGCTATACAAGATTGTCCAGGCATTATATCCTTTCCAGAAGAAGGCTTCCCCACCAACTTGACATCACTTTGTATTCATAATGTCGAGATTTATACCCCTCTGTTTGCTTGGGGTTTGCACAGACTCACCTCTCTCAAGAACCTCAGTATTGGCGGATGTCCTAGTGTGTTGTCCTTTCCACAGGATGAGATAGATATGAAGTTGCCTACCTCTCTTACTAGCCTTGTCATTGAAGAATTCCAAGACCTGAAATACCTTTCCAGCAAGGGTTTTCAAAGCCTCACATCACTTGAATATATGAGGATCGTGAGATGCCCTAAACTTGCCTCCTTTCCAAAGAATGGCCTGCCTCCCTCTCTTTTGCAATTGCAGATCTACAACTGCCCTCTACTTCAAAAAAGCTGCCAGAAGGGTAAAGGGCGAGAGTTGCAAGAATTAGCTCGCATTCCATTTGTGGAAATTATAG AAGGTagttaa